The genomic window CGAAGTTCAAGAAGCGGCTGATATTGTGGCTTCTGCTTCAGATCAAGAAGTAAATATGATCTTCGGTTCAGTGATCAATGATGATTTGAAAGATGAGATTGTCGTAACCGTAATTGCAACTGGTTTCAACGAAGAAGTCTTGCAAACGGTGAAACAGGTTCGTCCAGGCTTAGGCCAATCTAAGCAAAATACATCGGCATCAACGAACGGAAAACGTGAGCAAATGAAACGTGAAGAAGCGTCTCAAAATGAGATGCCATCATCGAGACCTGCAAGTTCACAGCCTATAGAAGAGACACTCGATATTCCGACATTTTTACGAAACCGTAATCGTCGCAGATAAGTTTGATTTTTAGATATGTAAAAAATTTAAGATTGAATAACCTAAAACAACTAAACAATGATGGGCCAGAGTCGATATTAGGCCATTACGACAAAAAGCAGATGATTACATCTGCTTTTTTGTTTTTATCTCAACTTAACGATCAGTAAAACCTCCATCTCAAAATCAATTGGAAACAAAGAAGATAAAACAGGTGGGAGATCACTGTCCATAAAGGGACGAGGACGGATAGGAAGTAACTTGCCAGGTGAAGCAACTGGACGTGGTATTCTTTAGCGTGGCAAGTTCATCTGATCCTCCCATTCATTTATCCCCGATTTTTAAGGCTTGTAAAAAATAGTGCATATTCCCGACAAAATTCGAATATATCATTAAAAACTTCCCTTTTCTCTCAAACAAATTGTGACAGCTTTTTAGAGTAGGAGTATTGTATACTTTCATGTAATAGCAGACGGATAGAGTTGTAAATGGAGGAGGAGAATGGTGGCACTATATTTAGATATGATCTGGTTATTAAATATGCTAGTTGACAGTCTGTTATTATGGATGACTGCCATTTTTTTGAAGCGCTCTATTAAAATTTGGAGAGCGGTAACAGGGGGGGGTTTTGGCTCAATCTTAATCATTTTAATGATTACTCCACTGGCAGAATTCGCGGGAAATCCTGCAGTGAAGCTTGGGTTTTCAGTCGTGATGGTTCTAATCGCGTTTGGATTTAAAAGGTTTCGTTATTTTTTGAGTAACTTACTCACTTTTTACTTTTCTACTTTTTTAACGGGTGGAATATTGATGGGTTCTCATTATTTTCTACATTTTGATATGAAATTGGAATCATCTTTATTTTTAGCAAGTTTGAGAGGATTTGGGGATCCTATTAGTTGGATTTTTGTTATGTTTGGGTTCCCGGTGGCATGGTATTTTTCAAAAAGAAGAGTGGAAGATTTTGAGATAGAAAAAATAAAATATGATCAAATTGTCGATGTCACACTAGAGATCAATGAATGCAAAATTCAAGTAAAAGGGTTTATCGATAGTGGTAATCAATTATATGATCCTTTATCAAAAGCTCCGGTCATGATGGTTTCAACCTGT from Oikeobacillus pervagus includes these protein-coding regions:
- the spoIIGA gene encoding sigma-E processing peptidase SpoIIGA; protein product: MVALYLDMIWLLNMLVDSLLLWMTAIFLKRSIKIWRAVTGGGFGSILIILMITPLAEFAGNPAVKLGFSVVMVLIAFGFKRFRYFLSNLLTFYFSTFLTGGILMGSHYFLHFDMKLESSLFLASLRGFGDPISWIFVMFGFPVAWYFSKRRVEDFEIEKIKYDQIVDVTLEINECKIQVKGFIDSGNQLYDPLSKAPVMMVSTCSLDDRLPTQILTLAKQPESFLHGDVELSDHWMDRIRFIPAQSIGKTNQLLPAFKPDRIIIHDGFNYYSPLKALVCFTAQSLSPDDRFSCIVHPKMVSGKIENVS